Proteins from one Listeria weihenstephanensis genomic window:
- a CDS encoding GW domain-containing glycosaminoglycan-binding protein has product MVNKSWMKILMVSVLITPTYFLAEQIGSSSDDLVKAAAYSPINEVNEVSNNPGMLRASVSPVDQQAFINEVVPYAQSTQEKYKVLSSITLAQAILESGWGKSQLAVQGNNLFGIKGKYLGQSVIMPTQEFVNGQMVTVNAEFRKYPTKAESITDHALLFVNGLSWSKDHYKKVVDAKDYIEAANELQKAGYATDPNYALKLIQVVESNNLAKYDVIYDKVTSQKTISERAAVTTTSGHTVWSKPYKVEGVGYVDTAGNYAGKVVDLVSTATTARGTYHQFKYAGKMTGWLDARAFTIYDKLEYDKSFVSRATVTSPVGNGIWSKPYNLEGRVSTGAGTTYANQEVKIEREAKTAHGVYYQFSTNGKVIGWMDKKAFTLHPYDSIISSKQVSLDGQITSDVGNAIWTKAYKLEGTTLVAPASTYRNKDVTINQEVQTQHGTYYRISINGKFIGWIDQKAITLYDKASYNKAVTFDANINKTSGHAVWTQPYRTIGTTLVSSASNYAGKDVQIIREAKTPKGVYYQFKSNNKVIGWMDQRAFLPYDKILTNIKIDKEATIENVTANSIWSHPYFSVGTKYIAGASAYQNKTVKLIREAKTAKGTYYQFSIDGKVIGWLDQKAFKFYNKLESDIVFKASGKITNVTGNAVWSKPYQLQGTTLVSAASVYQNKQVSILRKAKTDRSIYYQFSVNGKVIGWLDQKAFTNVK; this is encoded by the coding sequence ATGGTAAACAAAAGCTGGATGAAAATCTTAATGGTTTCCGTTTTGATTACACCCACGTATTTTTTAGCAGAACAAATAGGCTCGTCTTCAGATGATTTAGTTAAAGCAGCAGCTTATAGCCCGATTAATGAAGTTAACGAGGTCTCCAATAATCCTGGCATGCTTAGAGCAAGTGTTTCACCTGTAGACCAACAAGCCTTTATTAATGAGGTGGTCCCTTATGCGCAGTCAACACAAGAGAAATATAAGGTCTTGTCCAGTATTACATTGGCACAAGCAATCTTAGAATCGGGATGGGGTAAAAGTCAACTGGCTGTCCAAGGTAATAACTTATTCGGTATTAAAGGTAAATATTTAGGACAATCAGTTATTATGCCAACACAAGAATTTGTAAATGGACAGATGGTTACAGTGAATGCAGAATTCCGCAAATACCCAACAAAAGCAGAATCAATAACTGATCATGCTTTACTTTTCGTTAATGGATTATCTTGGAGTAAGGATCATTATAAGAAAGTTGTGGATGCAAAAGATTATATTGAAGCTGCTAATGAATTACAAAAAGCTGGCTATGCAACTGATCCTAACTATGCATTAAAGCTTATACAAGTTGTAGAGAGTAATAATTTAGCAAAATACGATGTAATTTACGACAAAGTTACATCTCAAAAAACAATTTCTGAAAGAGCAGCAGTAACAACCACAAGCGGTCACACAGTATGGTCAAAGCCTTATAAAGTAGAGGGTGTAGGTTACGTTGATACTGCTGGGAATTATGCAGGGAAAGTAGTTGATTTAGTTTCGACAGCGACAACAGCTAGAGGAACGTATCATCAGTTTAAGTATGCTGGGAAAATGACGGGTTGGCTGGATGCGAGAGCTTTTACTATTTATGATAAACTAGAGTATGATAAGTCATTTGTTTCTAGAGCGACAGTAACAAGTCCTGTAGGAAACGGAATATGGTCAAAACCTTATAATCTAGAAGGCAGAGTATCTACCGGTGCGGGAACTACCTATGCAAATCAAGAAGTAAAGATAGAGCGTGAAGCTAAAACCGCTCACGGGGTCTATTACCAATTTAGTACCAATGGAAAAGTGATAGGTTGGATGGATAAAAAGGCATTTACATTGCACCCTTATGATTCCATTATTTCGAGTAAGCAAGTGAGCCTAGATGGTCAGATTACAAGTGATGTCGGAAATGCAATTTGGACGAAAGCATACAAATTAGAAGGCACCACACTTGTTGCCCCAGCATCGACTTATCGTAATAAAGATGTGACTATTAATCAAGAAGTGCAAACGCAACATGGCACGTACTATAGAATAAGCATTAATGGTAAATTTATTGGTTGGATTGATCAGAAAGCTATCACATTATATGATAAAGCATCTTATAATAAAGCTGTGACATTTGATGCGAATATAAATAAAACAAGTGGTCACGCTGTCTGGACACAACCGTATCGGACCATAGGGACTACACTAGTCTCGAGTGCTAGTAATTATGCTGGTAAGGATGTTCAGATAATCAGAGAGGCAAAAACGCCAAAAGGAGTCTATTACCAGTTTAAGTCAAACAACAAAGTGATAGGTTGGATGGATCAAAGAGCCTTTTTACCATATGATAAAATACTAACAAATATCAAAATAGATAAGGAAGCTACTATTGAGAATGTTACTGCTAATAGTATCTGGTCACACCCCTATTTTTCAGTAGGTACGAAATATATAGCTGGTGCAAGTGCATATCAGAATAAGACTGTAAAACTTATTCGAGAAGCAAAAACAGCTAAAGGTACGTACTATCAATTCAGTATAGATGGAAAAGTGATAGGTTGGTTAGATCAAAAAGCCTTTAAATTCTATAATAAATTAGAATCTGATATAGTATTTAAAGCTTCTGGGAAAATAACGAATGTTACTGGAAATGCAGTTTGGTCAAAACCATACCAACTTCAAGGAACTACACTTGTTAGTGCGGCATCAGTATATCAAAATAAACAAGTGAGTATACTAAGAAAAGCGAAGACAGATAGAAGCATTTATTATCAATTTAGTGTAAATGGAAAAGTAATAGGCTGGTTAGATCAAAAGGCTTTTACAAACGTTAAGTAA
- a CDS encoding glycosyltransferase family 2 protein, which produces MKKPFLTIVVPCYNEEEVLEETSLQLMGIVESLVVSESISSDSQIMFVDDGSKDRTWELIDSYSQSNKNISGVKLSRNYGHQGALLAGLTEAYKISDCVVSIDADLQDDVHAIIEFMEKYHEGFDVVYGVRDKRETDTFFKRNSALAFYNIMSKLGVNMVPNHADYRLLSKRALAEFLRYKEENMFIRGIVPLLGFKSTKVYYNRNERFAGESKYPLKKMILFAVDGITSFSIAPIRLLLVVGVVMFLVGIGLGIYAIVQKVVDQVVPGWTSLMISLWMIGGVQLIGIGVLGEYVGKIFKQVKARPRFTIEENVFASKFENNKTN; this is translated from the coding sequence ATGAAAAAGCCATTTTTAACCATCGTTGTTCCTTGTTATAATGAGGAAGAGGTTTTAGAAGAAACATCATTGCAATTAATGGGGATTGTGGAATCATTAGTAGTAAGTGAGTCGATCAGCAGTGATAGCCAAATTATGTTTGTAGATGACGGGAGTAAAGACAGAACGTGGGAACTTATAGATAGTTACTCACAATCAAATAAAAATATATCTGGAGTGAAGCTTAGTCGTAACTATGGGCATCAAGGTGCATTGTTGGCGGGATTAACAGAAGCATACAAGATATCAGATTGCGTTGTTTCAATTGATGCAGATTTGCAAGATGATGTTCATGCAATCATTGAATTTATGGAGAAGTATCATGAAGGGTTTGATGTTGTTTATGGAGTACGTGATAAACGTGAGACTGATACATTCTTTAAAAGAAATTCCGCATTGGCATTTTATAATATCATGAGTAAGTTAGGTGTTAATATGGTTCCTAATCATGCAGACTATAGATTGCTTAGCAAACGGGCATTGGCAGAATTTTTGAGATACAAAGAAGAGAATATGTTTATTCGCGGTATAGTACCTTTGCTGGGCTTTAAATCTACAAAAGTATACTATAATCGAAATGAACGTTTTGCTGGGGAATCTAAGTATCCGTTGAAAAAAATGATACTTTTTGCTGTAGATGGCATAACTTCATTTAGTATAGCGCCTATCAGATTACTGCTTGTTGTCGGTGTAGTGATGTTTTTAGTTGGTATAGGACTAGGTATTTATGCAATTGTGCAAAAAGTGGTAGACCAGGTAGTTCCTGGTTGGACATCTCTTATGATTTCGCTTTGGATGATTGGTGGAGTTCAACTAATAGGCATAGGTGTTTTAGGAGAATATGTTGGAAAAATATTCAAACAAGTCAAAGCAAGACCTCGTTTTACGATTGAAGAAAATGTTTTCGCGAGTAAGTTTGAGAATAATAAAACTAACTAA